A single window of Leptolyngbya ohadii IS1 DNA harbors:
- a CDS encoding DUF411 domain-containing protein → MLSTRKLFRSFTVFFALVGVLMVTIGAIVFLNQPIASANNPVRSISQSSQAVNLHNLAQAPSLMAIKATVYRDPNCSCCEAWMEHLRSSGFQISEVQQPDMDAVKQEYSVPSQLQSCHTAIINGAVIEGHVPVEDIKRFLAEESGAAGLAVPGMPIGSPGMEDGETQEPFTVYSFDQQGNAEAFNQYSS, encoded by the coding sequence ATGCTATCAACCCGCAAGCTGTTCCGTTCTTTTACTGTATTTTTTGCTTTAGTCGGAGTTTTGATGGTCACGATTGGAGCGATCGTATTCCTGAACCAACCGATCGCAAGTGCAAACAATCCTGTCCGCTCCATTTCCCAAAGTTCTCAAGCAGTTAATCTCCACAATTTAGCCCAGGCTCCTTCTCTGATGGCAATAAAAGCCACAGTGTACCGTGACCCAAACTGTAGCTGCTGTGAAGCATGGATGGAGCATTTACGCTCCAGTGGGTTCCAAATCTCTGAAGTGCAACAGCCCGATATGGATGCGGTGAAACAAGAATACAGCGTGCCTAGCCAGTTGCAATCGTGCCATACCGCTATCATCAACGGGGCTGTGATTGAAGGACATGTACCCGTAGAGGATATTAAACGCTTCCTTGCTGAAGAATCTGGTGCCGCTGGTCTGGCTGTACCTGGAATGCCGATCGGCTCACCGGGGATGGAAGATGGTGAAACTCAGGAGCCATTCACCGTGTACTCCTTTGACCAACAAGGCAATGCTGAAGCGTTCAACCAATATTCATCCTAA
- a CDS encoding GNAT family N-acetyltransferase yields the protein MRSAYRCNAAHSNAELGYWIGKPYWGNGYASEAAQEVMNFGLQALRLHRIYATCLGCNPASARVLQKLGMTHEGTQKQHVCHRGAFQDLELYGLIRSKSD from the coding sequence GTGCGATCGGCTTATCGATGTAATGCTGCTCACTCCAATGCAGAATTAGGGTACTGGATTGGTAAACCTTACTGGGGCAACGGATACGCTTCGGAAGCCGCGCAAGAGGTCATGAACTTTGGCTTGCAAGCCCTGCGGTTACATCGCATTTATGCTACCTGTTTGGGCTGCAATCCAGCTTCTGCCAGAGTACTACAAAAACTAGGAATGACCCATGAGGGCACTCAAAAGCAGCACGTTTGCCATCGAGGAGCGTTTCAAGATCTTGAACTCTACGGTTTAATTAGAAGCAAGAGTGATTGA
- the rsgA gene encoding ribosome small subunit-dependent GTPase A: MNLEQLGWSDRYAHSFRAYCNQGFAVGRVAVEHRNSYLLYTEQGEQVAEVSGKFRHRTTGIQDFPAVGDWVVIQSSPIDQRATIHAILPRQSKFSRNVAGSTTEEQVIAANVDTVFLVSGLDSDLNLRRIERYLILAWESGASPVIVLNKADLCLHVEQQLAEVEAIAIGVPVIALSATQKQGMDALQPYLQAGKTIALLGSSGVGKSTIANQLNAEPIQAVQAVRRGDDRGRHTTTHRQLILLPAGALMIDTPGMREIQVWSGTEGLPETFPEIEALAQQCHFRDCQHQQEPGCAIQQALANGHLDQGRFLNYQKLQRELHYLTRKQDQRAAVAEKERWKKIHKSLRNHPKYQS; encoded by the coding sequence ATGAATTTAGAACAATTAGGCTGGAGCGATCGCTATGCTCACAGCTTTAGAGCCTACTGCAACCAGGGGTTTGCGGTCGGTCGCGTTGCCGTTGAACATCGTAATTCTTACCTGCTTTACACCGAGCAGGGGGAGCAAGTGGCGGAAGTTTCTGGCAAGTTCAGGCATCGAACGACAGGCATTCAAGACTTTCCAGCCGTGGGAGACTGGGTGGTCATTCAGTCCAGTCCGATAGACCAGCGCGCTACCATTCACGCAATCCTGCCACGCCAGAGCAAATTTTCCCGTAACGTTGCAGGCAGTACGACCGAGGAGCAGGTAATTGCTGCCAATGTCGATACCGTATTTCTCGTTTCTGGGTTAGATAGTGATTTGAATTTGAGACGGATTGAACGCTATTTGATCCTGGCATGGGAAAGTGGTGCCAGCCCGGTGATTGTATTGAACAAGGCAGATCTCTGTTTGCACGTTGAACAGCAGCTAGCAGAAGTCGAAGCGATCGCGATTGGTGTCCCAGTGATTGCTTTGAGTGCCACACAGAAACAGGGAATGGATGCGCTCCAGCCCTATCTGCAAGCCGGAAAAACGATCGCCTTACTGGGGTCATCGGGGGTGGGCAAATCCACGATTGCAAATCAGTTGAACGCTGAGCCAATCCAGGCAGTTCAGGCAGTTCGGCGAGGAGACGATCGCGGCAGACACACCACCACGCATCGACAGTTAATTCTGCTTCCTGCGGGTGCATTAATGATTGATACCCCCGGAATGCGTGAAATTCAGGTATGGTCAGGGACTGAGGGATTGCCAGAAACCTTTCCAGAGATTGAAGCCTTAGCGCAGCAGTGTCATTTTCGGGATTGCCAGCATCAGCAGGAACCCGGTTGCGCCATTCAGCAGGCACTCGCCAACGGACATCTCGACCAGGGGCGGTTCCTGAACTATCAAAAATTGCAGCGGGAACTGCACTATCTGACTCGTAAACAGGATCAGCGAGCAGCCGTGGCGGAAAAGGAGCGGTGGAAGAAAATCCATAAATCTCTCCGCAACCATCCCAAATATCAGTCATGA